A region of the Brachyhypopomus gauderio isolate BG-103 chromosome 11, BGAUD_0.2, whole genome shotgun sequence genome:
GACATCTCCCTTATTAGTCTAAATATTTTAGCTACAAACGCAACAATATTTGACTACTTGATTAATAGATGCCAGGGAGAAAGTTATGGAAGCTGTAAACGTCTCTCTGCATAAATCCATAGTCATCCATTGCAGCTGGGCTGCCGGGGTTCGAAGTGCAGTATGATGGAGAAGATGCTGAAGAAGACGCGCTTGAGACCCAAGAACAAGCGTCACTGCCCGGGCTGGGCACGTCTGCTATGCAGCCTAGTCCCGGTAGGTCTTTTGAGGTGTCTCTTGATTTCTTCTGGCGTTGGTCTGCAATGCGAATAGTTTCAGAGAGTGCCCAAATGTAGTTGTGGGCGAAGCGCAAAGTCTCGATTTTGGTAAGCTTTGTGTCGTCTGGGAAAGCAGGTAACACGCTCCTGAGAGTGTCCAGCGCGTCGTTGAGATTGTGCATCCTGTTCCTCTCGCGGTCGTTCGCCTTCATGCGGCGGTTTTTCTTCATCACGTGAATAGTGGCTTCGTTCCTCGCCCGCCCCCTGCGTTTCTTCTTCTGCTGGAGGTCGGAGGCAGTGTCCTGCAGACTGCTGGCGGGGGATTCGGGCTTGCCGAACGAGGACGCCGGGGAGGCGGCGTGGATGCTGCTATGCGAGTCCTCATCGTCTGTGTGACTATAGGAGTAGTCACAGCTTGAGCTGTCGATGTCCAAGTACACGGTGTCCATCGCAGGCGCAGTGATGCTTGCCTGAGCAAATAAACACAGAACACTATAATAATCCATCATTAAATAAACGTTATAGGAATATAGTTCATATTGAACAGTGCTTATTTTGGGACTATTTGTATATCATGTGGCGTACATACCTTTTGTGAGTTTAGAAGGTAAGGCAAGAATCAGAAAGTCTTCTGGGGCCAAAGTCCTGAAGATAGTTCGTGTTGAAGTTGAAGGCACGCGTCCGTCCTGCTCTCGCTCTTCAATCAGCTCGCGTGAGCCAGTGAGCCTGGCACACGACTGGCCTCAGTTACCTTATATACCCTGATAAAACAATGGCGGTGCCCCCCTCGCTTCGGCATTTTGTGGAGGATGAATGAATGGGTCGCATCAGGTCTGCCCCGTGCCGCACGACTATCTCATTAGCATAATTTATGCGCGTTGTTTGTTGGCCCTGTGAAGCGTGCCTGTAATCACCGCCGACCAATCAGAGCGCTCGAGCGTCGCCCGGCCACGCGAGCGGCGCTGCTGCTGTCTGTCCGGCGAGCACCGAGCGCACTTTAAGATAAACCTCTGaaggaaaatgaaaagaaacGACTACCCCAACTCACTAGAGTACATAGACCCCCGGGCTAGGCACGCTTCAAAGTTTGGCAAGTCTTTTCCTAGTCTAGGGACACTAGGAAATTCACACTTACTGCTGATTAATGTTAGCCAGTTCATAAATTCGGCggaaaatacatttaataatCACAAAAACGCACCGAATCGAAATTTTACTAGTGTTCACAAAGCATATTAATCCGATGTTTTCGGTTTCTTACTTGACCGAGCGTGGCCTGCTGCCTAAGATTAAAAAAGTGTTGGACTCTTTTTCTGAACATAAATAAGATATACAAAAATACTTTTATCCCTTAATGTTTTAATGATATTTCAAAATCGTTCATACTTGATATCTTGCACTATGATGTGTAGCCTATTGTAGTTTGCATCCAGgctattacaaaaatatatgtCAATATACTTGGCAATAATGTCATGTTAAAACTGCACAAGTGTTGCATTTAACAAACTTTCTCATTCAAATTTCAGCAGATGAAAGACATCATTAAATCATACTGCCCCGCTATGCACAATTTCGTAAGGTTTATTTAAAGACATCTTTATGAGACAGCCATACAATTGACCATTAATTATTCAATTTATTCAATTGCCAGCATCTCGCACCCCTTTTGAAAAAAATCGAAGGGGGCACTATTTAGAAATAGTTTGAGGAGAGACCTGCAGTGCCTTTCTCCTTTTGGCATTATGAAGATAGGGAGACAGTCATTTATAAATAATTACACAATGTTTAGAGTCTTCAGGCatgtataatatatcaaagCGATTATAAGGTGAATTGTTCCATTGTACGCTTCTCCCGTCTCTTCTTTTCAGTTCTATACGTCTTGTCCCCCGTCCAAATTCTGCGCCTCTGCGCTTTTGTCACTCATTTTTCTCGGCCTGCAACACTCCAATGGCATTATTCTTATTCAAATAGTCCCAGCGTGAACAAAAACACCCTCGTCCTGAAGCACGTTTGTGCTTTCGCTGGCGTCAAGTGAACCACGAGTTACATCGTGCTTTAAAACGTGAAGATGTGGGACAGCAATGTGGGACAAATTTCTAGCAATCGGACAGCTTTCTCTTAGGTTACCCTTTAGACTAGTGCACTAACAGTGAACGTTTTATAGCGAATGCAGTTTAAAGCCCCTCCGGTTGCTATTCGGAATCCCAAAAGTGTATGATGGGGAAGAGATCGATTTTATTATTACAACACCAACCTGTCAGCAATAACATCAAAGGCGAGAAACAGCTTGAATGCCCATTTTAGTTTAGTGCATTAGTATTGAGCCTAAACATGGGCTTATTGGTCATATAAAGTGATAAAAAGTAACGGTTTTACAATATGACTTATTTCAAAAGTGATGGATGGAAAGGCTTCTGccgtgaagggggggggggggggttgggggggtccACCCACAGTTGAGAGGGGTTGCCAAGGAAACTTTGACAGGATTAAGCACAAGTGCACGGGATCTTATTGCATTTCAATAGCAGAAACACGTGAGAAAATGAAACAACCGCATTATTCAAAGACGGTCTGAGCTGATCCTCCAAGACAATCTTGAACACAGCTCATGGTGTACACAAAACAGCTAGCGTCGCTGTATCGCAAATTCCTAACGCACAAGACTATTAGATCTCATAATTACCAACCTAACTAACCGATcgtgaaataataataaagaatcAAAATTTAGATGTAGGATACGAATTGCATGAGTTAAAATCGTGTTACTAAAAATCCTCAGAGAGTGTATTGTTGGCCTATCGTTTAAGGGTTTTGTTGAAGTTTATCATGGGCCTTGTGTGGGGCATGTCCTTTATTCCCTCTAAGAATGCTGCTCAATTTATTTCATATCTGTGTATGCAATTCGAATTAAAATTCAATTTTGCATTTGGTCCAGCATTAATCCCCGGGTATTAACGCGATTACTGTTCGCAAAAGATCTTTGAGTCAGAAAGTCTGATAGAAGTTTTCACATGGTAATCCCCGGAATAATCCCTTCCCCTGGCGTTGCGGCAGGACCGGAGCCAGTAGACCCTTTCTCCTTGTTCAAAACTCAAGCAGGGTAGAATAGGGCCATTACTTTTGAATGATAATTAATTCCTTACTCCAGTGCCTCAATTGTGCGGAGATGGCACTCCCCACGTCAGAAAAGGACCACATATTCGCAAATGTATTAAAACGAAAAATCGTAAACAAGGCTTTTGTAACAATGTTTGTATAATTCAACAACTGTGACTAGTCCACGAGATGGAATTCTAAAAGCGTTAGGCTACTCTTCTTGGGTCATtcgttcatttatttattccaAGTGATTCTGTCGGTGTAAATATAATAGGTGTAATTTACAATGTGTTGATTTAAAGTTGCATTTTAGGTTGCTGTAGCACATAATTGTAAACACTTGCACGACGTGCACACATACTGAGCTGTTCATCTTAGGTAAATTATGATTAGGTTCTGTTTTCATCCTCAGATTCATGAAGTAGAGGAAACTTTTCAGAGTTTCACTTTCAATAAATCTCATTTTGCATTTACAGAACTTCTGAACAGGTGCTATTATTATAATGTTTTGGAATCTCATTATGGGCTATCTAAATGCAAATTTTAGGTCCGCATTGTGAACTGGATACAAAATGTACCAGTTCGTGAACCTTGCACTATCAATCAGGTGCCAAGGTTTAAATACAAACCCTACAGCAAGGCATTCacttgtctttgtgtgtttgtgcaagtGCATAATTTACCTCTAGTTTACCCTACATTAGTGTTCACAATGAGACCTGTGTCTCTAAAGACTTTATCATTCAAAGTAACCAGGGCAACTACTTGGCAAAATGTGAAGAAGCTTTGCATATGCTATACCATCGTTAAAAGGGAACAAATGCACAGTAGTTTCCTGATTAATGATAACTACACACACCTGACCTTGCAAGCTTGCTCTAGCTCATGCATTACAGTTGTCTTTCAGCCGCCTTGTGAACTGTAGATGTGTATTCAAAGGCATGCTTTTTACTTCCTGCTTTAGATCACCCCTTTTCCCTCTCATCTGTAGCCTGTGCACTGGACGGTCAATGCACATCTCCTAATTTTATACTGTTTTACATTCAGTGATTCAAGAACGAAACTGGAGACCAGATAACTCCATGTGCAATGATGCTGAGTTTAAagttacattatatactgtGTAAATACATCCAATACATGGGAAGAGCTCTTGGTGTAAGAACTAATAGTGAGTAGCCCACATAAGCTATGCTTTGTTTACACTATTATTAGAATACACTGTGTATGACAGTTTAGTTATTCTCTTTCATTCCGTTGACAGTGAACGCAGAGGCATTTTTCAATAATGTCTATATTATTGCAATTTTTATATGATGTGGTGCCTAATTCAAGAACTAACCAAGGCATGGAGTTGGATGATGGCATCACTTGTAGGTGCTCAAATAAGCCATATGGTTTGGAGTGCAATAACTTGAAGCTGGAGCCAACAATGGAGTAATtgagaaggggaagaggcctGAGCTTGACTCGGCAAAGCTGCGAAAACTCCCTCTTTCAGTCTAATGAAGCTGTTGTCTGGAGATTCTGTGTTGGGTTGGGAGGACGGTGGTGGACGTGATTTGTCATACAATCTGAATCTTTAGGAGCGCTGGGGAAAGACCTCCTCTCCATATGTCTGCTTATTTTGCATCTGAAAGCTACGGGTGGAGattggggtggggttggggggttggGGCGGGGGGAGAAGGGGAAGGAAAGAGTGAATTGAGGCACTGGACCGGGATTTCTCTTTCTATAGTTTTTCAGGCAACTAAAACCAATATCAGCATCAGGTATAGAGTATTACTCTCAAAAGTAAAGAAGTGAATGAGACATTTTTGTAGATCTACAATTACGTTGTAGGATGCAAATGCTTTTGGTATGTTTCatactgtggaatatttaaacTAATTTTAGGAGTTGTGTTGTGATGAAAGTTATTTTACCCATTTATTGCTTTCTAAGCACTGTATTAGCTTAACGGGTTTTGATATAAATGAATGTTTTGTTTCAAATTATTGGTTAGCTATTGATAAATGTAAAAGTTGCTTTCATTGTGCATAAACCACAGACAAAAAATCAAATACAGTGAACCTTCCATAGTAGAAAAGTCAAGTATTTAACACATTTAGTGTAATGTGTGCTTTCTGCACATGATGTCTGCTGTAAATGTATGTGTTTAATATGATATACTACAGAATAAAATAGGCCTGTTTCAGGTCTCTTAAATCGATCATAGTTTAGAGTATCTAAACTACATGAATCCTTGACTGAAACAAGAACCACTTGAAAGAATGTGTCTGGATAATAAAAAGGCTGGAAACAATAGCAGGACTTTTGCATTAGGTGTCGCTAGTAGAGAACTTAGACCACCAAGTAATGAAAAAGCACTGGCAAACTATACAAGGGCAATTATGCCAGGACAATAGCATTACTGCTTCCCCCAAGTCAATGCATAGAACTATGGTCTGGAATGGTAATAGTCACTCAGCTTCTGCGTCTTTGAGGACAGGTGTAAAACACGGAAGTGAAAAGGGGTTAAACTCACTCTTAAGATGGTAAGTAGGTGGAAGGTGGTGTGGAGTTGTGGATCATGCTTTTTGTATGTTTCttttttgcttttaaaaatGCAATTTTCAAAATCTTAAAGTATTGCTATGGGGGTTTTGCAGAAATCAAAACCAAGGACCATTGTCAGCTACATAGCAACAATAGCAGCACCAACAAAATGGCTCTATTGAACT
Encoded here:
- the neurog1 gene encoding neurogenin-1; protein product: MDTVYLDIDSSSCDYSYSHTDDEDSHSSIHAASPASSFGKPESPASSLQDTASDLQQKKKRRGRARNEATIHVMKKNRRMKANDRERNRMHNLNDALDTLRSVLPAFPDDTKLTKIETLRFAHNYIWALSETIRIADQRQKKSRDTSKDLPGLGCIADVPSPGSDACSWVSSASSSASSPSYCTSNPGSPAAMDDYGFMQRDVYSFHNFLPGIY